Within Primulina tabacum isolate GXHZ01 chromosome 5, ASM2559414v2, whole genome shotgun sequence, the genomic segment CAATGTGAAGTACTAACCTATGAGCACAAACTTGTGGGCTAAACTTGCAGTCAATTCGAAGGGTGGTAAAGGCCATGGAGCTCCCAATTCAAGCTCAACTATGTTGTCAAAATCTCTGCTTAAGATGTCGATTCTTTGGAACACCTTTTCAAGAAGAAAGAATGGTATTATGTAACCAGCATAACCGAAGGGCAAGTACTAGACATGATTTCCTTAATGCATATAGAGACTGAACCAGGATTTCAATTTTGCTTTTCGGGAAAACAATTTCAtgtataattttcaaataaaatataaaaatataggatgGGTGAAATTCACGTATCTAAAGAAGTTAAATATGAAACATGATACTCATTGCTGTCAAAGAAAGAACCTTTCTGTCTCTTGATATGAATGTTTCTACTCTAACCCCTCTTCATCTTGATCTTAATCTTAATCTTGTTTCTTTATTCAATTTTACTATTGAAAAATAAATGTCAGATACACAGTAAATAGAGAACACAACACAACACAACACAAAATCATGTGGTTCGACCGGAAAGGCCTACattcattcatgaaaaatatccTGAGTGATAAAACTCTATTAATTTATTGTTCTTACAAGTAAATGATAATCTACTAGAATCAGACCATGTGTCTCAACTCCAATACCTTAAAATTAAATTCTTTCTGAAAAATAAGCTAAGCATAAATTGTATTGCACGAGCAAGTATACCTGACCAAGATTTATAGGAAGAAGCCTTCTGGTGGGTGGTCCAGGACGGCTACCTCCAAGAGTCCGAGATGAGAATGCACTGCTGTAAACTAATTTCCACCGTCCTTGAAGCTTATCAAGACCATCAATAGTTGACAGATCTACAGAACCTCCAGCACATTCAAGCGCCTTTGCAGAAGCTTCAGCTTTCCGCAAGTCATCTTCATTTGCTGCAAGGCCTCTATTTAAACCAGAAACAGTACTCTGCAATTAAGACCAAAatacagtttttttttttttacttccaATCGAGAAAACAAATTATCCTTCACAAGATCCTACTTATCAAATATGTGATACAATATTTATTCATACAAAAACTTATTTTCTTGTTTGGCTGCTAGAGTACACTCGTTTCTTGTGTGTTGATATATCACAAATTTAATGATTTTTCAATTCTGTTCTTCTTTTAGTCAAATGTTCGTTTTGGTAACATAATGTTGAGTAGATGCTCAACAAGCAACCGTAGTCTCTAAGATTTGATGCTTGcaacatatatatttcaatatattttattttggcaAAACTTTAGCTCAGTACCCATGTGTGTTCATAGTCAAATATATGATACAATATTTGTTCATACAAAAACTTAAAATTGTAAGATGTCTCATATGGATTGAGTtattactttttttatttttaagcaCTTTTTCCAAATAGCAACATGGATAGAAAAGAGTACACAATATTTTTCAACCAACAAAGCATTCTCAACAAATTAAGTTCAGTAAGAAACATTCATATTATATCCTTGTTTTTATTTACCCATAAAATCTTACTCTCGCCTTAAAATTACATAAACCTCTCATCCAACTAGATTTCTTGGATCCCACAACAAAATAAATCTAGCAAGAACAAACCAAAAACAAAATCAACCTAAAAAACAATTCAGTATTAGCCTCAGGATCAAACAACATCAGAACacaagaaataataataatatattaataaataataaataactaaaaaagCCGAGCAAAGGCATAATATTTACCAACAAATTGAGCTTAAGTGACCCAATAAACTCATCTTTGGACTCAAGAAGTGAAGTATCACTAAAAGATGACAGACAAATGACGCCATTCTTGATATTACAGTTTCTTCTGCCATGAAACCTCTCAGTTCTTGAGAAATTTAAGGTTATAAAAGAAGAATCGGATGCATTACTAAATGGGTTATGTGGGGATTGAATGTGGGAGAATGGAAGTGATAAATGAAGCACAGAAGCCATGGGCAACGAAAAGGCCGATTCTTTCCCTCCCTGCTTCGATTGGTTGGTTATTATCAAATCAAGTATAATTATTGCTTTATTTAATTTGGATTTTTTGAATGAAAATGGTGAGGCCACCTACTGCCCACTTGGACCAGTGATGGCCAGAGGAGTGCCAACGATTGGATACCTGCTTAAATTTGTGTTCATGGTTGTACGTTTAAAAAATTAGAATTGCAcagtaattattattattatttttgataaAACGCGATAAAAAAA encodes:
- the LOC142547679 gene encoding plastid-lipid-associated protein 6, chloroplastic, translating into MASVLHLSLPFSHIQSPHNPFSNASDSSFITLNFSRTERFHGRRNCNIKNGVICLSSFSDTSLLESKDEFIGSLKLNLLSTVSGLNRGLAANEDDLRKAEASAKALECAGGSVDLSTIDGLDKLQGRWKLVYSSAFSSRTLGGSRPGPPTRRLLPINLGQVFQRIDILSRDFDNIVELELGAPWPLPPFELTASLAHKFVLIGTNRIKITFEKTTVKATGNLSQLPPVDIPRLPDALRPRSNTGTGEFDVTYLDSDTRITRGDREELRVFVIS